One window from the genome of Nitrospira sp. SG-bin1 encodes:
- a CDS encoding hypoxanthine phosphoribosyltransferase gives MERMFGRPIVTQEQMRSRIRELGKQISADYAGKDLVLVGVLKGAYAFFADLARAIRIPVQVDFIIVTSYGTQAKSSGKVKLVTELTENIKDRDVLLVEDIVDSGLTIQYLIKALGKQKPRSIKVCTLLSKSERRVVNVQVQYIGFRIPNQYVVGYGLDYQQKYRNLPYLAVLDQLSQQDE, from the coding sequence ATGGAACGGATGTTTGGACGTCCGATCGTGACACAGGAGCAAATGCGGAGCCGCATCCGCGAGTTGGGAAAACAGATTAGCGCGGACTATGCCGGGAAAGATCTTGTCCTGGTTGGAGTCTTAAAGGGAGCCTATGCATTTTTTGCCGATCTGGCGCGAGCCATCCGAATTCCGGTACAGGTGGATTTTATCATCGTAACGAGTTACGGAACACAAGCGAAGTCCTCCGGAAAGGTCAAGCTCGTGACCGAGCTCACCGAAAACATCAAAGATAGAGATGTGCTGCTGGTCGAGGATATCGTCGATTCGGGGTTGACGATTCAATATCTTATAAAGGCGTTAGGGAAGCAGAAACCGAGAAGCATCAAAGTCTGTACCCTGCTGAGTAAGTCTGAACGCCGTGTCGTCAATGTGCAGGTTCAGTATATCGGGTTCAGAATACCGAACCAGTACGTCGTCGGTTACGGACTCGATTACCAACAAAAGTACCGTAACCTTCCTTACCTCGCGGTGCTCGATCAGTTGAGTCAGCAAGACGAGTAG